The Bremerella cremea sequence TATTCTTATCGATTTACGACTTATCTTCCAGGCACTAGCGGAACGAGGCACTTTTTATGAGCCAGAAATTTGGGGAATTGATCCCAGTTGGTGGGGGAGATCCAATCCCACTGCTAAAGAAAACCCTTCTCGTCGGTCGACGCGAAACGTGCGATGTCGTCCTTCGGTTTGCCAATGTTTCCAGCAATCACTGTCAGCTATACGTAAAGCAGGGTTACTGGTTCGTTGAAGACCAAAGCAGCCGCAACGGCACCAAGGTCAACGGCAAACGCGTACGAGAAACAGATAAACGCATCGATCCCGGCACAGTGATTGCCATCGCCAAACATGAATACGAGCTGCATTACGACCCGCTCGATCTAGGTGCCACCGGCCCTCCCCCTTCGGAAAACAATCAAGCCGAAGAGATCCTCAGCAAGTCGCTTTTAGAGCGAGCTGGCATCGGAACGACGCGTCGCAAGTCTTAATTGACGATCGAGTCGTCTTAAACCAAGATACGCTTGCCATGCCGTGGTCAACACAGCATGGCATTTTTCATGCGCCTGCGTTGTTCACCAGACCTTGTCCCGCTACATTGCACTGCTTCACCACATTCTCCCTTTATTCACATAGAAGACATACTGCCTGCTATGGAAAACCTGACACAAATCGCTCACAACGTTTTCTTCACCTTGAAGGATAAGTCGCCCGAAGCCCAACAGAAGTTGGTCGAAGCTTGCCAAAAGTATCTCTCGGGCCATCCTGGCTGCATCTTTTTTGCCGCTGGCGTACTGACCGAAGAATTGGATCGTCCGGTGAACGATCGCAATTTTCAAGTTGCCCTCCATGTCGTTTTTGATTCACTGGAATCGCAAAACGCCTACCAAGTTGCCGAGCGGCACTTGCAATTCATCGAAGAAAACAAAGAGGGCTGGGAATCGGTTCGCGTCTTCGATTCCACCGTCGGCAGCTAACCGTGAGTCAAAGCGTGACGGATCTCGAAAAACTGCGAGCCCGTAAAGGTGCCGTTCGGCGAAGCGAAGTTCCGGCGAACGTTGTCGCAGGGCTTAATCGAGGTGAATTGGAATCGGTCAACCTTGTCGAATTCCTGGTTATCGACCACGTCAAGTTGTTCAAAGCCGTTCGCCCTGGCTTGTCCCTGGATGACGCTGTCGCCAAAAAGCTTAGCCGTATCATCAAAGACCTAGCCACTGCAGGAGTGATGCAACGGCTGACGGCAACCGGGGCAGCGTTTCATGAAGCCCTTGTCGGTAGCGACGCGCGGGAAGTCGTTTATCAGCAATTAACCGAACACCCCAGCGACGTCCTACGAAGCTGGGCCGCGTATATGGATGCAGCGGACGAGACGCTGACGTTTGCCAAACGCTTAAAACAAGCTCGTAAATTCGCACTCGATTCGAACATGGGCGTGCGGGAAATTGCCTGGATGTCGGTTCGCCTGCCAGCGGCGGAATCGATCGTCTCCGATATCGAACGTCTCTACCCGCTGGCCAATCATAAGAACCATTTAGCTCGGCGATTTGCGATTGAAGTTTCGCGTCCGTGTGGGGTCTGGTGCAAACACATTACCGAGTTGAAACAACGGCCTGAGATTGCCGAAGATCTACTCACACTGTGCCGGGAAGACGATACCAAGTACGTGCAAGATTCCGTCGCCAACTGGCTGAACGACGCCAGTAAAACGAGGCCTGACTTTGTCCAGGAATTGTGTGAACGCTGGCTGGCGGAAAGCGAGTCACCACATACCCGGCGCATCACGCATCGGGCCCTGAGGACGCTTCGCAAGAAGGCTTAACGCATAAAAAAGCCTCCGTACGTTTTCGCACGGAGGCTTTCTCGATGATTCGTTCTTGACCGCAAGACCTTAGAAGGTCACATCGATGCCGGGGATGCCCTTCTTCAGCTTCTCGACACCGTCGTCGTAGATCTGGGTGAAGTTCAGTGTTAGCTTCTTCAAGTTAGTCAGTGTCAGTAGAACCGGAATCGATTCGTCTGAAATCGAGCTATTCTCTTTCAATGACAAACTGGTCAACGATGTCATTCCTTTCAGGTGCTTCACGCCTTCGTCGCTCAAGTTGCAATTCTGCAGGTCAAGCTTCTTCAGGTTCTTAAGCTTGCTGATCGGCTCTAGGCCAGCGTCGGTGATAAATGTGTTCCACAAGTTCAACGACTCCAGCGTATTGAAGTCACTGACAATTGCCACCCCTTCATCACTGAAGCCCGTTTCGCTGACATCAAGATCTTTCAACTTCTTCATGCCGCTCAGCTGGTCCATGGTCATACCGCGAACCGGAGATTGACGCAGCTTCAGATCGACCATTTCGGTCATGTCCTTCAGGTACTGCATCCCGGCGTCGGTCACCTTGGTCCGGAACAGGTGGAGCTTCTTCATCTTGGTACAACCAGCCAAGTAGGAAAGCCCCTTATCGGAACAAGCGACTTCGTTCAGTTCCAACGTTTCCAGGTTCTTCAGGTCCTTGAGATGCTCGATCCCAGCGTCGGTGATTCGCTTGTCTCGCAAGTTCAGGAATTTCAACTTGGTCAGACCAGATAGATTCTCTAAACCTTCGTCTCCAATAAAGGAACCTTCGGTACGCAGCACTTCGAGGTTCTTCATGTCCTTGACGAACTTCATCCCTTCGTCATTCACGTTGCAATAACGGAAGTCGAGGTAACGCACCTTGGGGAACTTCGAGATAATCTCGATTCCCTTATCGGAAATGTTGGTGCGGCGCAGTCCGAACACAGAGAGATCCTTCGAGTTCGTCAGATTGGCAAGTCCTTCGTCCGTGATCACGCAATTTTCGAACGTGACATCACGCAATTGAGTCAGGTCTTTCATATAGGTGGTTACCGTATCGGTAATGTCCGCCCCATAGAACTTTACCATTTGCAAATGGGCGAGCTTTGAGATGGGCTCGAAGACGGTGTCGTCTTGCCCTTCTTCAAAACGCACACTTGCGAAATCGGCTCGTATGACGTTCCCGTCACTATCTTTGGTAAGGTTGCCCCCCAGCTTTTCCAGCGCCGCGACCGCTTCTGGATCGTCGGCTGGCAAGCTTGGAGCGGCAGGTTTGGCTTTCCCACTATCGTCTTTTCCCGTGGGTGTATTGCTCGGGCAACCGACACAAAGAGGCATAGCGAACAGTATCAGACCGAGAATCCAGACGCGGTTCATGGATGGAGCTTCCTTTAAAGGGGATAATGCTGACGCTAATCAATAGCAGGCAAACCCCTTAGGCTACCGGACGAGCCTCAAATTGGCAACCAACACCAAAAAAGGCCCCCAGGTGATAAACCCAGGGGCCCTTTCGATTCTCAATTTATCTTTAATCTTTTGCTTACTTGTGCTCGTCGTGGCACGCTTTGCAGTTGGCAGCCTTCTTCAGCTTTTCGGCAGCGCCTTCCTTCTTTTCGACGGTTTCTTTGGCGGCGACCAGCAAGGCGGAAGTCTTTTTCTTCCAGCTTTCTTCGCTACCCTTGTGCGGCTCGTTCTTGCCGAGCGCTTCGACCATTTCTAAGAAGAGCTTCGATTGTTCTTCGTCGGCTTCTCCCTTGACTACTTTACCGAGAAGGGCATCTTTGCCCTTGAAAGCTTTTTTCATGATCTCTTCGGTGCTGTACTTCGCGTCCTTTTCTTTGTCGGCCATGACGACACCGCATAGCATGACAACAGAAAGGAGCCCGGTCGCAACGAGCAAAGACTTCTTCATAACCAATTTCTCTCCAACAAATAGAAGCAGGAAAACAGGCATTCAGCGGAACCGTCAGATTCCGCGCATTGGCTCTTATCGTAGTCGTCTGCGTACCAGATTTCTCTCCCCCATCCATGAAATTCTGCCAGCAAACAACTGAGACAAACTCTCAACAGAAACCTCGATCGGTTTCCCTGATAAACATGGCATAAGCTTTAAGCAAAAGCTGGAATAAAATGCCTGAGAGAACCCCATGAGCCTTTACGAATATTGGTGCGAACAATACGACCCGCAGCCGGTAGGCAGTGTGGATGTCAACACCGAGCACATCGCACAAACCAATCCCACGGTTGTTCTGTTCAAGCTGTTGGCGGCCCTGCTCATCACCGCAGGCATGTTTATGCTGTCCTACTATTTCTTACCCTTGCAGGGCTGGCAATCCGTTGCCGTATCATCTGGGATTGTCCTGCTGTATATCGGTCTTGCCTTCTTTTTTGTTCCCAGTCCCAACGTCGACAACCTCGGCTGGATGGGCGGCATGCTAGACGATCCGTTCCATTACTCCGACGATTGGAATCGCTCGCTCTTATTCTGGCGCGGAACTTTAGGGCCTGGCCGTTTTGTGGCGGGCACCATTTTGGATGTCGCCGTGTTGCTTGGAATTGCTAAGAGCGATCCCACGCCCTGTTCTTACGAGTACTTCGAGCAGCAATACCAAGAAGCAGGCCAGGCGTCGATCGACAACGCAACGGTTTCCGAACTGTCATCTCGTGAAGCTGCTGGAAGTGAAGCGCATCATTCCTGTGAAGAAGAATATCAAGACAAGTACGGCCTCTCATCGACTCGTTTTCTGATCAACGACGACGAGTGAGCTTCTTCGCCTTGCTCTCTCAACTTCACCCGTAGCGGACATTACAGCTTTGGGATGCGCACCGGCGGTGGCTGCGGCATATTCGGAACAGGGGCCACTGGGGCTGGTCGCGGGCGATTGATTCGGCGGGTGTCGACGAACATTGGCTCAAGCTTCACGCCAAAGCCTCGGCGAAGCTCCCAACTGGCGCGGGTTGCCCAAGGAGTTCCCGCATGTTCATCAATCACCCCCTTCAAGACTTCCTGAGATAGCGCGATATCCGCCTCGGTTTGCTCAGGGGCGGCCAGTTCGCGAGTCGTCGCCAGTCGCCAGCCGCAGAATTCCATATAGGCCGGTTGCGGTGGTAGCGAAGGTGGGTTCTCCATGAACTTCGTCAGATAGGCCCCATATTCAAACGCCCTGGCCCGATAGGCAAGAAGCTGCCCGTACAGCAAATCGTAGTTGGCCATCCATCGCACGGAAGTCGAGTCGTCTCGCAATTTGCGATTCTGTTCCGCCACTTCAATCGCCCGATCCAAATAGCTGATATAGGTGATCATCT is a genomic window containing:
- a CDS encoding DNA alkylation repair protein — encoded protein: MTDLEKLRARKGAVRRSEVPANVVAGLNRGELESVNLVEFLVIDHVKLFKAVRPGLSLDDAVAKKLSRIIKDLATAGVMQRLTATGAAFHEALVGSDAREVVYQQLTEHPSDVLRSWAAYMDAADETLTFAKRLKQARKFALDSNMGVREIAWMSVRLPAAESIVSDIERLYPLANHKNHLARRFAIEVSRPCGVWCKHITELKQRPEIAEDLLTLCREDDTKYVQDSVANWLNDASKTRPDFVQELCERWLAESESPHTRRITHRALRTLRKKA
- a CDS encoding leucine-rich repeat domain-containing protein, translated to MNRVWILGLILFAMPLCVGCPSNTPTGKDDSGKAKPAAPSLPADDPEAVAALEKLGGNLTKDSDGNVIRADFASVRFEEGQDDTVFEPISKLAHLQMVKFYGADITDTVTTYMKDLTQLRDVTFENCVITDEGLANLTNSKDLSVFGLRRTNISDKGIEIISKFPKVRYLDFRYCNVNDEGMKFVKDMKNLEVLRTEGSFIGDEGLENLSGLTKLKFLNLRDKRITDAGIEHLKDLKNLETLELNEVACSDKGLSYLAGCTKMKKLHLFRTKVTDAGMQYLKDMTEMVDLKLRQSPVRGMTMDQLSGMKKLKDLDVSETGFSDEGVAIVSDFNTLESLNLWNTFITDAGLEPISKLKNLKKLDLQNCNLSDEGVKHLKGMTSLTSLSLKENSSISDESIPVLLTLTNLKKLTLNFTQIYDDGVEKLKKGIPGIDVTF
- a CDS encoding FHA domain-containing protein; the encoded protein is MSQKFGELIPVGGGDPIPLLKKTLLVGRRETCDVVLRFANVSSNHCQLYVKQGYWFVEDQSSRNGTKVNGKRVRETDKRIDPGTVIAIAKHEYELHYDPLDLGATGPPPSENNQAEEILSKSLLERAGIGTTRRKS
- a CDS encoding Dabb family protein, with the protein product MENLTQIAHNVFFTLKDKSPEAQQKLVEACQKYLSGHPGCIFFAAGVLTEELDRPVNDRNFQVALHVVFDSLESQNAYQVAERHLQFIEENKEGWESVRVFDSTVGS